The Leifsonia sp. ZF2019 DNA segment CTCCACTGTTTCCGGGCTCTCGGCCATGGTTCAGCACGCTTTCTGGGAGAATCGGATCAGATGTCTACCACTGCCACCCTAAGCCACGCGCCCCAGCTGACCATCGGTCCGCTGGCCCTCGACGTCCCCGTCGTGCTCGCGCCGATGGCCGGGATCACGAACACCGCCTTCCGTCGCCTCTGCCGCGAGTACGGAGCCGGTCTCTACGTGAGCGAGATGATCACGTCCCGCGCGCTCGTCGAGCGCACCCCGGAATCGCTGCGCCTCATCACCCACCACGAGTCGGAGACCCCGCGATCCATCCAGCTCTACGGCGTGGATCCGAAGACCGTCCGTGAAGCGGTCACCATGCTCGTCGCGGAAGACCGTGCCGATCACATCGACCTGAACTTCGGCTGCCCGGTTCCCAAAGTCACCCGCAAAGGGGGCGGCGCTGCGCTGCCGTGGAAGCTGGGGCTGTTTCGCGAGATCGTCGAGGGTGCGGTGAAGGCCGCCGGCGACATCCCGCTCACCGTCAAGATGCGCAAGGGCATCGACAGCGACCACCTGACGTATCTCGAGGCGGGGCGGGCGGCGGAGGGTGCCGGCGTCGCGTCGATCGCGCTGCACGCCCGCACGGCTGCGGAGTTCTACTCGGGCCATGCCGACTGGTCGGCCATCGCGACGCTCAAGCAGACCATCACGTCGACTCCGGTGCTCGGCAACGGCGACATCTGGGCGGCCGCCGACGCCATCCGCATGGTCGACGAGACCGGCTGCGACGGCGTCGTGGTCGGTCGGGGCTGTCTGGGCCGCCCCTGGCTGTTCGGCGACCTCGCGGCCGCCTTCCACGCGAAGGCAGGACGGATCTCGGCCGCTGAGGCCGAGCGGGCGCTCGCGCACCCGACGCTGGGCGAGGTGGCCGCGGCGTTCCGGCGGCACGCCGAGCTGCTCGTCGAGTTCTTCGACAGCGAGGAGCGCGGCTGCCGCGACATCCGCAAGCACGTGGCGTGGTACTTCAAGGGGTACCCGGTGGGAGGCGACCTGCGCGCGAGCCTCGCCACCGTCGACACGCTCGCGCACCTGGACGACCTGCTCGCGACCCTCGACGGCGAACAGGAATACCCGGGCGAGGCGGCGGAGGGCCAGCGCGGCCGCGCCGGATCGCCCAAACGTCCGGCCCTGCCGGAGCGCTGGCTCGAGAGCCGCGAGGTGGACGGCGCCCAGCGCGCGGAGGTCGCCGAGGCGGAGGTGCACAACAGTGGTGGATAGCGTGATCACGTCGGCGCCACACGGGGGAGCCCCGGCGGACGAGCTGGGCTACACCGACCGCGACCGCGACCGATGGCTGCCCGAGCACCACTCGAATCGCCGCAGCGACTTCGCCCGTGACCGCGCCCGCCTCCTGCACTCCAGCGCGCTGCGACGGCTCGCGGCGAAGACCCAGGTGCTGAGCCCGACCGCCGGCCTCGACTTCGCCCGCAACCGGCTGACGCACTCCCTGGAGGTGGCGCAGGTTGGCCGCGAGTTGGCGGCCAGTCTCGGTCTCGACCCCGATGTCGTCGACACGGCCTGTCTCGCCCACGACATCGGCCACCCGCCCTTCGGCCACAATGGCGAGCGTGCGCTGAGCGCATGGTCGGCGGATATCGGCGGCTTCGAGGGAAACGCCCAGACCCTCCGCCTGCTGTCGCGCCTCGAGCCGAAGGTGTTCGGGCGCGACGGACGGCCGTACGGGCTCAACCTCACGCGCGCGAGCCTCGACGCCAGCTGCAAGTACCCGTGGCCGTCGACCTCGTCGGTGGCGGATCCGAGCGGGCGCGCGAAATTCGGCTTCTACGCCGACGACGAGCCGGTCTTCGCCTGGCTGCGGGAGGGGGCTCCCGAACGGCAGCAGTGCATCGAAGCGCAGGTGATGGACCTCTCCGACGACATCGCGTACTCCGTCCACGACTTCGAGGACGCGATCGTCAACGGCTACATCGACGTCGCCGCCCTCGGCAGCCGCGTCGATCACGACGACCTGGTCACCTCGATGCACGAGTGGGTGGGAGGCGAGATCGGACACGACGACCTCATCGCCGCGTTCGACCGGCTCGACGGCCTCGACATCTGGCTGGAGAGCTGGGACGGGAGCCGGCGCGCGCAGGCCCACCTCAAGAACCTGACCAGCCAGCTCATCGGCCGGTTCGCCCACGCGGCGGTCCACGCGACCAAGGCGGCCTCCGGCAGCACCGGGCTCATCCGCTTCGGCGCCGACGTCGTCGTCCCCGACGAGATCCGAGCGGAGATCGCGGTGCTGAAGGGGATCGTCGCGACCTTCGTGATGTCCCGCAACACCCGGCAGCCCATCTACGCGCAGCAGCGCGAGATCCTCACCTCGCTCGCCGACACGCTGTA contains these protein-coding regions:
- the dusB gene encoding tRNA dihydrouridine synthase DusB; protein product: MSTTATLSHAPQLTIGPLALDVPVVLAPMAGITNTAFRRLCREYGAGLYVSEMITSRALVERTPESLRLITHHESETPRSIQLYGVDPKTVREAVTMLVAEDRADHIDLNFGCPVPKVTRKGGGAALPWKLGLFREIVEGAVKAAGDIPLTVKMRKGIDSDHLTYLEAGRAAEGAGVASIALHARTAAEFYSGHADWSAIATLKQTITSTPVLGNGDIWAAADAIRMVDETGCDGVVVGRGCLGRPWLFGDLAAAFHAKAGRISAAEAERALAHPTLGEVAAAFRRHAELLVEFFDSEERGCRDIRKHVAWYFKGYPVGGDLRASLATVDTLAHLDDLLATLDGEQEYPGEAAEGQRGRAGSPKRPALPERWLESREVDGAQRAEVAEAEVHNSGG
- a CDS encoding deoxyguanosinetriphosphate triphosphohydrolase — its product is MITSAPHGGAPADELGYTDRDRDRWLPEHHSNRRSDFARDRARLLHSSALRRLAAKTQVLSPTAGLDFARNRLTHSLEVAQVGRELAASLGLDPDVVDTACLAHDIGHPPFGHNGERALSAWSADIGGFEGNAQTLRLLSRLEPKVFGRDGRPYGLNLTRASLDASCKYPWPSTSSVADPSGRAKFGFYADDEPVFAWLREGAPERQQCIEAQVMDLSDDIAYSVHDFEDAIVNGYIDVAALGSRVDHDDLVTSMHEWVGGEIGHDDLIAAFDRLDGLDIWLESWDGSRRAQAHLKNLTSQLIGRFAHAAVHATKAASGSTGLIRFGADVVVPDEIRAEIAVLKGIVATFVMSRNTRQPIYAQQREILTSLADTLYERGPAALDPGFAEDWRLAGGDAERKRVIVDQVASLTDQSALSWFERLVQH